GCTTTTGGCTGTTTTTAGCTTCTCCAGAAGCAGCGATTGCTTTCTCGGTACGGAGGATCGCAGACTCCATTGCATAAATATTGCTTACAATATCAGCAATATTCACAAGAATCTCCTGCTCTTTTTGCAGTTCCTGTCCGTACTTTTGTGCAGCTAAACCAGCAATCATAATCCCGATTTTTTTCGCATTTTTAAGCAAATGCTTCTCTTGCTCAAGCGTGCCTTCACCCACTTCTTCCGGCATAAGCATCATTAGCTCTTCCTGCAGGGCCTGTGCTTTTTGAAGAAGAGGGAGCTCGCCTTTCATGGCTTTACGAAGGAATGTTCCTGGCACGAGAAGACGGTTAATTTCATTCGTTCCTTCAAAGATCCGGTTAATACGGGAATCACGGTAAGCTCTTTCTACTTCATATTCCTGCATGAAACCGTAGCCGCCGTGAATTTGTACACCTTCATCTGCTACATAATCAAGTGTTTCAGATCCCAAAACTTTATTTAATGAACACTCAATCGCATATTCAGCAATTGAGGCAGCGACAGCACGGCCGTCCTTTGTCTCTTCTTCGGAAAGCAAGCTCATTCTTTCTTCAAAAAGACCTACCGTACGGTATACAGAGCTTTCCATTGCGTATGTTTTGGAAGCCATGTTCGCAAGCTTCTCTTGAATGAGCGAGAATTTTGAAATTGGTGTTTTAAACTGCTGGCGCTGGTTCGCGTATTGGACGGAAACGTCGATGACCCGTTTTGAGCCGCCAATTGTCCCAACAGCAAGCTTGTAGCGGCCAATATTTAGAATGTTAAAGGCGATTACGTGGCCCTTTCCAAGCTCTCCAAGAAGGTTTTCCTTTGGCACCATGGCATCTTCAAGAATCAGTGTACGTGTAGAAGAACCTTTGATTCCCATTTTCTTCTCTTCAGGCCCAGTTGAAACTCCCGGGAATTTTTTTTCAACGATAAACGCGGAGAAATGTTCGCCGTCAACTTTTGCATACACAACAAACACATCAGCAAAAGCGGAATTTGTGATCCATTGTTTTTCACCGTTCAATACATAATGAGTACCTTCTGCATTCAGCCTTGCAGTTGTTCTTGCTCCAAGTGCATCTGAACCGGAACCAGGCTCTGTCAAAGCATATGCAGCTAGTCTCTCACCAACGGCTAAGTCGGGAAGATACTGCTTTTTCTGTTCTTCATTACCGAAAAGAACGATTGGCAGAGACCCAATTCCTACGTGAGCTCCGAAGGAAAGCGCAAAGCTTCCTGCACGGGAGAATTTCTCTGTAATAAGAGCTGAGCTGATTTTATCGAGCCCAAGTCCGCCGTATTCTTCAGGTACGTCCGCACCTAGCAGCCCGAGTTCTCCTGCTTGCTTTAATAGCTTAACGGATTTATCAAATTCATGTTTTTCAATGTCTTCAAGCTGTGGAAGTACGTCATTTACGACAAAGTCCTCCGTCGTTTTTGCAATCATTTTATGCTCTTCTGTAAAATCCTCCGGTGTAAATACACGTTCAAAGGATGCATCCTCAATTAAAAAGCTTCCGCCTTTTGTTACGGTTTCTAATGATTTAGCCATTATTTAACCCTCCAAGTTCATATTCTATTAAACTAGTTCGAATACGCCTGCAGCACCCATACCGCCGCCGATGCACATGGTTACAACACCAAACTGCTCATTTCTGCGCTTCATTTCGTGGATAAGCGACAGCGTAAGCTTTGCGCCTGTACATCCAAGCGGATGACCGATTGCAATGGCTCCTCCGTTCACATTCACCTTTTCTTCATCTAATCCAAGCTCGCGGATTACTTGAAGTGACTGGGAGGCAAAGGCTTCATTTAATTCAAACAATCCCACATCCCCGACAGTCAGACCGGCAAGCTTCAGCGCTTTCGGGATAGCTGCAACCGGACCGATTCCCATAACTTCCGGCGGTACACCCGCAACAGCGAAGGATCTGAATTTCACCATAGGCGCTAACCCAAGAGCATCCGCTTTTTCACGATCCATGACCATGACTGCGGCTGCCCCGTCACTCGTTTGAGAGGAATTTCCTGCTGTTACGGATCCTCTCACATTAAATACGGGACGGAGTTTGGCAAGGACATCCTGCGTTGTTCCCGGGCGTACTCCTTCATCTCTGGAAAATAAGATGGACTTTTCTTTCAGCTTGTTGTCAGTCCCCACAGATCGAAGCGTAACCTCAACCGGTACGATTTCATCTTCAAATCTTCCGGCTTCAATCGCAGCCGCAGCCCTCTGATGGCTTCTTACAGCAAATGCATCCTGATCTTCACGGCTGACTCCGTATTTCTGGGCCACTTGTTCAGCTGTATGTCCCATTCCCATGTAGTACTCAGGCGCTTCTTCCGCAAGCCTGGCATTTGGACGAATGGTATGCCCCATCATTGGCACAAGGCTCATGGATTCCGCTCCGCCTGCTATAATCGTATCGGAATGCCCTAGCATGATTTTTTCTGCAGCATAGGCAATCGTCTGAAGACCGGAAGAACAATAACGGTTGATCGTAACTGCAGGAACGGTATGCGGCAATCCTGCCAGCGCTCCAATATTTCTCGCCATATTCAAGCCCTGCTCAGCTTCAGGCATGGCACAGCCGATAATCAAATCATCAATATTGCCTTCGTAATTGCCCGCACGCTTTAACGTTTCTTTTACAGCAAGTGCTCCCAGATCATCAGGGCGCACGCTTGCCAATGTTCCTTTTTTCGCTCTTCCTACAGGTGTTCTTGCACCTGCAACAATGACCGCTTCTCTCATCTGGTACCCCTCCTTAATTACGTAACGGTTTTCCTTTGACAAGCATGTGCTGCATCCGCTGCTGTGATTTACCTTCTGAAACGAGACTCAGGAATGCTTCTCTTTCAAGATCAAGCAAGTATTGTTCATCCACTTTTGTGCCAAATGGAACTTTTCCGCCGGCAATAACAAAAGCAAGTTTTTTCGCGATTTTCAAATCATGCTCCGAAATGAAGCCTGACAGCTGCATCGTTTGTGCTGCTAGAAGAAGTGTTGCATAGCCTGATTCCCCTACGACCGGAATCTTTTCTTTTACAGGAGGGCGGTAGCCGTTTTCATGAAGCTGAAGCACCGTCCGTTTCGCATCATGCAGAAGGTGGTCAGCGTTTATACTGATGCCATCCAGAGCATCCAGGAATTGAGCATCTCTTGCTTCAGCTGCTGAAGTAGAAACCTTCGCCATAGCAATGGATTCAAAAACCTTGTTTGCTACGTTTTGAAGATCAAAATCCATCCCTTTAGGAATGCTGTTTAAATGTTTAATGTACAGCTCTTTATTGCCTCCACCGCCAGGAATCAACCCGACACCGGCTTCTACAAGTCCCATGTACGTTTCGCTGGATGCCTGGATTCTCGCAGCAGGGAGACAGATTTCCGCTCCGCCGCCGAGCGTCATACCGAATGGCGCAGCCACAACTGGCTTTGGACTGTATTTTATTTTTTGCATAGCCTGCTGGAAGTGACGGATGACCACGTCGATTTCATAGAAGTTATCATCCTGTGCTTCCATCAAAATCATTGCCAGGTTGGCGCCGACACAGAAGTTTTTCCCCTGGTTGCCTATGACAAGCCCTTTAAAATTAAGTGCTACATCATCGATGGCGT
The Metabacillus sp. FJAT-52054 genome window above contains:
- a CDS encoding acyl-CoA dehydrogenase family protein, whose translation is MAKSLETVTKGGSFLIEDASFERVFTPEDFTEEHKMIAKTTEDFVVNDVLPQLEDIEKHEFDKSVKLLKQAGELGLLGADVPEEYGGLGLDKISSALITEKFSRAGSFALSFGAHVGIGSLPIVLFGNEEQKKQYLPDLAVGERLAAYALTEPGSGSDALGARTTARLNAEGTHYVLNGEKQWITNSAFADVFVVYAKVDGEHFSAFIVEKKFPGVSTGPEEKKMGIKGSSTRTLILEDAMVPKENLLGELGKGHVIAFNILNIGRYKLAVGTIGGSKRVIDVSVQYANQRQQFKTPISKFSLIQEKLANMASKTYAMESSVYRTVGLFEERMSLLSEEETKDGRAVAASIAEYAIECSLNKVLGSETLDYVADEGVQIHGGYGFMQEYEVERAYRDSRINRIFEGTNEINRLLVPGTFLRKAMKGELPLLQKAQALQEELMMLMPEEVGEGTLEQEKHLLKNAKKIGIMIAGLAAQKYGQELQKEQEILVNIADIVSNIYAMESAILRTEKAIAASGEAKNSQKLLYTQVYCQEAFNEIEAHAKESLVAIETGDSLRMMISALRKFTRYTPINVIAKKREIAAAIIDANRYVN
- a CDS encoding acetyl-CoA C-acetyltransferase, which produces MREAVIVAGARTPVGRAKKGTLASVRPDDLGALAVKETLKRAGNYEGNIDDLIIGCAMPEAEQGLNMARNIGALAGLPHTVPAVTINRYCSSGLQTIAYAAEKIMLGHSDTIIAGGAESMSLVPMMGHTIRPNARLAEEAPEYYMGMGHTAEQVAQKYGVSREDQDAFAVRSHQRAAAAIEAGRFEDEIVPVEVTLRSVGTDNKLKEKSILFSRDEGVRPGTTQDVLAKLRPVFNVRGSVTAGNSSQTSDGAAAVMVMDREKADALGLAPMVKFRSFAVAGVPPEVMGIGPVAAIPKALKLAGLTVGDVGLFELNEAFASQSLQVIRELGLDEEKVNVNGGAIAIGHPLGCTGAKLTLSLIHEMKRRNEQFGVVTMCIGGGMGAAGVFELV